The following are from one region of the Candidatus Margulisiibacteriota bacterium genome:
- a CDS encoding alpha/beta hydrolase — MVENELEVPIDSVVLLGRLSIPDNAKGIVLFAHGSGSSRQSPRNNYVAGVLQKSGFATFLFDLLTREEEA; from the coding sequence ATGGTAGAAAATGAACTGGAAGTTCCTATCGATAGTGTTGTGCTTTTAGGGAGGCTTTCTATTCCCGATAACGCGAAAGGAATTGTGTTGTTTGCCCATGGTAGCGGCAGCAGCAGGCAAAGCCCTCGAAATAATTATGTTGCCGGAGTTCTGCAGAAGTCAGGATTCGCTACATTCCTTTTTGATCTGCTTACGAGAGAGGAAGAAGC